A single region of the Ornithorhynchus anatinus isolate Pmale09 chromosome 6, mOrnAna1.pri.v4, whole genome shotgun sequence genome encodes:
- the APEX2 gene encoding DNA-(apurinic or apyrimidinic site) endonuclease 2 isoform X3, with the protein MRLVSWNINGDLLDEPTAIVEGYNSYFSFSRGRSGYSGVATFCKDSATPVAAEEGLSGLLADNRGAIGCYGDTEGFTEDELRALDSEGRAVITQHRIRTSDKREKTLTVINVYCPHADPEKPERKTFKLRFYHLLKLRAEAILRAGSHVIILGDVNTSHRPIDHCDPSDPEHFDENPGRRWLNEFLWEPGKAPGKGEVADPPPGGGGGAFVDSFRYFHPTQTNAFTCWSVPQGARHTNYGTRIDYILGDRILVTEEFEDSVLLPEVEGSDHCPVRAVLKSTLMAAPKCPPFCTKYLPEFAGKQQKLSQFLVRLDRRGGSRSSPPDSPESAEAVEDVAPPNRQEKRNSAEKTKVGVKKNRTSASRGGGTLLRFFKPGDNREGKANPPEKMGPDRAVQDQQAVIGVPQAAEQAKREGETAPAEPKEGQAAFWKSVFKGPPPPPPCKVHGEPCVMRTVKKAGPNHGRQFYVCARPVGHATNPAARCDFFLWVPKKQAAPR; encoded by the exons GCGTGGCGACCTTCTGTAAGGACAGCGCCACGCCAGTGGCCGCCGAAGAAGGCCTCTCGGGTCTGCTGGCCGATAACCGGGGAGCGATCGGTTGCTACGGAGACACGGAAGGGTTTACAGAAGATGAACTGAGGGCTCTGGACAGCGAAGGCCGAGCGGTCATCACCCAGCACAGGATACG CACATCAGATAAGCGGGAAAAGACCCTGACGGTGATCAACGTGTATTGCCCCCACGCTGATCCCGAAAAACCGGAACGCAAAACCTTTAAGCTGCGCTTCTATCATCTCTTGAAGCTGAGAGCCGAGGCCATCCTGCGTGCCGGCAG CCACGTGATCATCTTGGGTGATGTGAACACGTCGCATCGACCTATAGACCACTGCGACCCTTCCGACCCG gAACACtttgatgagaacccaggacggAGATGGTTAAATGAGTTCCTGTGGGAACCCGGCAAGGCCCCCGGCAAAGGAGAAGTTGCAGACCCTCcccccggaggaggcggcggggcgtTCGTGGACAGCTTCCGTTACTTCCATCCAACCCAAACCAATGCCTTCACCTGCTggtctgtcccccaaggggctcggcACACTAATTACGGCACCAGGATAGACTACATCCTGGGGGACCGCATCCTGGTGACCGAGGAGTTTGAGGACTCTGTCCTCTTACCCGAGGTGGAGGGCTCAGACCACTGTCCCGTCAGAGCCGTCCTGAAAAGCACCTTAATGGCCGCTCCCAAGTGCCCCCCGTTTTGCACCAAGTATCTCCCCGAGTTCGCGGGGAAACAGCAGAAGCTGTCCCAGTTCTTGGTGAGGTTGGATCGCAGGGGTGGGAGCCGCAGCTCTCCGCCGGATTCCCCGGAGTCCGCGGAGGCAGTGGAGGACGTGGCACCGCCGAACAGGCAGGAGAAACGAAACAGTGCCGAAAAGACTAAGGTCGGGGTAAAGAAGAACAGAACGAGTGCCAGCAGAGGCGGGGGCACCCTGCTGAGGTTTTTCAAGCCGGGTGATAACAGAGAAGGAAAGGCAAACCCGCCCGAAAAGATGGGGCCGGACCGAGCTGTGCAAGACCAACAGGCCGTGATTGGCGTCCCCCAGGCAGCGGAGCAGGCTAAGCGGGAAGGGGAGACGGCACCAGCTGAGCCCAAAGAGGGCCAGGCAGCGTTTTGGAAGTCCGTCTTTAAGGggccccctccgcctccgccctGCAAAGTTCACGGCGAGCCCTGCGTGATGCGGACGGTGAAAAAGGCCGGGCCCAACCACGGCAGGCAGTTCTACGTGTGTGCCCGGCCCGTGGGCCACGCCACCAACCCTGCTGCCCGCTGTGACTTCTTTCTCTGGGTCCCCAAGAAGCAGGCGGCTCCCCGGTGA
- the ALAS2 gene encoding 5-aminolevulinate synthase, erythroid-specific, mitochondrial, with the protein MATFLQRCPAVARDHPAFMHKARAILVNSAQRCPVMVARSLSGSGVDLKEMKAASQNPGTPSQAKGGHCPFMESELQHGKSKIVQKARLEVQEDVKMFKSDPLNSLLLEVQSSLRKKLLGSAVSKVTPDQVTHLIQDNMPGGKTFSYDKFFDAKITEKKDDHTYRVFKTVNRKADAYPFAEDFSESLADKKEVSVWCSNDYLGMSRHPRVLEATSETLQQHGAGAGGTRNISGTSKFHVDLEHELADLHKKDAALLFSSCFVANDSTLFTLARMLPGCEIYSDAGNHASMIQGIRNSGVPKFVFRHNDPAHLEELLRNSNPQIPKIVAFETVHSMDGAICPLEEMCDVAHKYGALTFVDEVHAVGLYGARGAGVGERDGIMNKMDIISGTLGKAFGCVGGYVASTRDLIDMVRSYAAGFIFTTSLPPMVLAGALESVKILKSEEGQALRRAHQRNVKHMRQLLMDKGLPVVSCPSHIIPIRVGDAEPNSKVCDILLSKHNIYVQAINYPTVPRGEELLRLAPSPHHTPPMMDYFVEKLLEAWEEVGLPLREPSSAECNFCRRPVHFDLMSEWERSYFGNMGPQYVTMYA; encoded by the exons ATGGCTACATTTCTTCAACGCTGCCCGGCAGTAGCCCGGGATCACCCAGCCTTCATGCATAAGGCCCGGGCCATCCTGGTCaacagtgcccagcgctgtcCAGTCATGGTGGCCAGGAGCTTGTCTGGTTCTGGTGTGGATCTCAAAGAGATGAAGGCGGCGTCCCAAAATCCTg GAACGCCTTCCCAGGCCAAGGGAGGTCACTGCCCCTTCATGGAGTCGGAACTACAGCATGGGAAGAGCAAGATAGTGCAGAAGGCACGCCTGGAAGTTCAGGAGGATGTAAAAATGTTCAAATCAG ATCCTCTCAATTCCCTCCTGCTGGAAGTCCAGTCCAGCCTGAGGAAAAAGCTCCTTGGATCTGCTGTGTCAAAGGTCACACCTGATCAGGTCACCCACCTGATCCAGGACAATATGCCAG GAGGCAAAACTTTCAGTTACGATAAGTTCTTCGATGCTAAGATCACGGAGAAGAAGGACGATCACACGTACCGAGTGTTCAAGACTGTGAATCGCAAAGCCGACGCCTATCCCTTTGCTGAGGACTTCTCCGAATCTCTCGCTGACAAGAAAGAGGTGTCCGTCTGGTGCAGTAATGATTACTTAGGCATGAGCCGGCACCCCCGGGTTCTGGAAGCCACCTC GGAGACCCTACAGCAGCATGGGGCTGGAGCCGGTGGTACCCGGAACATCTCTGGTACCAGCAAGTTCCACGTGGACCTGGAGCATGAGCTGGCCGACCTGCACAAGAAGGACGCGGCCCtactcttctcctcctgcttcgtGGCCAATGAttccaccctcttcaccctcGCCAGGATGTTGCCAG GGTGTGAGATTTACTCCGATGCCGGGAACCACGCGTCCATGATCCAGGGCATCCGCAACAGTGGCGTTCCCAAGTTCGTCTTCCGGCACAATGACCCAGCCCACCTGGAGGAACTGCTGAGGAACTCCAACCCTCAGATTCCCAAGATCGTCGCCTTTGAGACCGTCCACTCCATGGATG GTGCCATCtgtcccctggaggagatgtgcgacGTGGCCCACAAGTACGGTGCTCTCACCTTCGTGGATGAGGTCCATGCCGTTGGCCTCTATGGGGCCCGGGGCGCCGGAGTCGGGGAGCGAGACGGCATCATGAACAAAATGGACATCATTTCCGGAACGTTGG GCAAGGCCTTCGGCTGCGTGGGCGGCTATGTGGCCAGCACCCGAGATCTCATCGATATGGTGCGCTCCTACGCCGCCGGCTTCATCTtcaccacctccctgccccccatggtgCTGGCGGGGGCTTTGGAGTCCGTGAAGATCCTGAAGAGCGAGGAGGGGCAGGCCTTGCGTCGGGCCCACCAGCGCAATGTCAAGCACATGCGCCAGCTGTTGATGGATAAGGGGCTTCCCGTGGTCAGCTGCCCCAGCCACATCATCCCCATTCGG GTGGGCGATGCGGAGCCTAACAGCAAGGTCTGCGACATCCTGCTCTCCAAGCACAATATCTACGTGCAGGCCATCAACTACCCAACGGTGCCTCGAGGGGAGGAGCTGCTGCGGCTGGCCCCGTCTCCGCACCACACCCCACCGATGATGGACTACTTTGTGG AGAAACTCCTGGAGGCCTGGGAAGAAGTGGGGCTGCCCCTGAGAGAGCCTTCCTCCGCCGAGTGCAACTTCTGCCGCCGACCGGTGCATTTCGATCTCATGAGCGAATGGGAGCGCTCCTACTTCGGGAACATGGGACCCCAGTACGTCACCATGTATGCCTGA